The nucleotide window CGTTGGACCGGATAGAGTTGGCGGACGCCCTGCAGAAACGGCTGGCCTCACCCCTGGATTGTCTCGTTGAGATAAAAATCGCGGAAGAAACCACAAAACATGGAATCGATCCGGATGAACTCCCCGCCTTTCTGGACAAGCTGGTCACCATGGACAAAATCCGGGTCAAGGGGCTGATGACGGTGGGCCCGCTGACGGATGATCCATCGATGATCCGCAAGGCTTTTCGGAGGGTCGCCGATCTGTTTGAGAAAGAAAAAAAACGGAACCGCCCAGGTGCTGAGTTCCGTTTTTTGTCGATGGGAATGTCGGATGATTTTGAAATCGCGATTGAAGAAGGGAGCCGGATGATTCGAGTGGGGACCGCTCTTTTCGGCCCCCGCCCTTCCCCTTAGCCCTCCTGCAATAAGGCGACAATCTCGC belongs to Candidatus Eisenbacteria bacterium and includes:
- a CDS encoding YggS family pyridoxal phosphate-dependent enzyme, producing MNEDLLRERFQNLQARVAEAARRVGRSAEEITIVGVTKKFPPAVLATAAQVGIRHVGENRVQELVEKQDALPAVELIWHMVGPLQTNKINKILGRIRLLQSLDRIELADALQKRLASPLDCLVEIKIAEETTKHGIDPDELPAFLDKLVTMDKIRVKGLMTVGPLTDDPSMIRKAFRRVADLFEKEKKRNRPGAEFRFLSMGMSDDFEIAIEEGSRMIRVGTALFGPRPSP